From one Diprion similis isolate iyDipSimi1 chromosome 7, iyDipSimi1.1, whole genome shotgun sequence genomic stretch:
- the LOC124408238 gene encoding solute carrier family 25 member 45-like isoform X2, whose amino-acid sequence MDDFCNFIAGWGAGIVGLVVGHPMDTVKTNQQMMSTKISNSQIALDILGKEGVHGLYRGMLFPLLCSGTMNAVFFGIYGYCLRNLQELRGHRASLNMPTTSNWNIQTTG is encoded by the exons ATGGATgacttttgtaattttattgctGGTTGGGGAGCTG GAATTGTCGGGCTTGTGGTTGGGCATCCAATGGATACAGTTAAAACCAACCAGCAAATGATGAGCACCAAAATATCGAACTCTCAGATAGCTTTAGATATTCTTGGAAAGGAAGGG GTTCATGGACTCTATAGAGGGATGCTTTTTCCACTCCTGTGCTCTGGAACTATGAATGCAGTATTTTTTGGAATCTACGGATATTGCTTGCGGAATTTGCAGGAATTACGAGGTCACCGTGCCAGTTTGAACATGCCCACTACTTCCAACTG GAATATACAAACCACAGGATGA
- the LOC124408238 gene encoding solute carrier family 25 member 47-A-like isoform X3, protein MLQLIRMMRWMTFVILLLVGELVHGLYRGMLFPLLCSGTMNAVFFGIYGYCLRNLQELRGHRASLNMPTTSNWYLDTFIGGCIGGLGQVIVSCPSDVVKVRLQSGKVI, encoded by the exons ATGCTACAACTAATTAGAATGATGCGATGGATgacttttgtaattttattgctGGTTGGGGAGCTG GTTCATGGACTCTATAGAGGGATGCTTTTTCCACTCCTGTGCTCTGGAACTATGAATGCAGTATTTTTTGGAATCTACGGATATTGCTTGCGGAATTTGCAGGAATTACGAGGTCACCGTGCCAGTTTGAACATGCCCACTACTTCCAACTGGTATCTGGATACATTCATAGGGGGTTGCATAGGTGGACTTGGTCAAGTTATCGTATCGTGTCCCAGTGACGTTGTCAAAGTTCGACTTCAATCTGGAAAAGTTatctaa
- the LOC124408238 gene encoding solute carrier family 25 member 45-like isoform X1 produces MDDFCNFIAGWGAGIVGLVVGHPMDTVKTNQQMMSTKISNSQIALDILGKEGVHGLYRGMLFPLLCSGTMNAVFFGIYGYCLRNLQELRGHRASLNMPTTSNWYLDTFIGGCIGGLGQVIVSCPSDVVKVRLQSGKVI; encoded by the exons ATGGATgacttttgtaattttattgctGGTTGGGGAGCTG GAATTGTCGGGCTTGTGGTTGGGCATCCAATGGATACAGTTAAAACCAACCAGCAAATGATGAGCACCAAAATATCGAACTCTCAGATAGCTTTAGATATTCTTGGAAAGGAAGGG GTTCATGGACTCTATAGAGGGATGCTTTTTCCACTCCTGTGCTCTGGAACTATGAATGCAGTATTTTTTGGAATCTACGGATATTGCTTGCGGAATTTGCAGGAATTACGAGGTCACCGTGCCAGTTTGAACATGCCCACTACTTCCAACTGGTATCTGGATACATTCATAGGGGGTTGCATAGGTGGACTTGGTCAAGTTATCGTATCGTGTCCCAGTGACGTTGTCAAAGTTCGACTTCAATCTGGAAAAGTTatctaa
- the LOC124408237 gene encoding probable maleylacetoacetate isomerase 2 — translation MSVMGKPILYSYWRSSCSWRVRIALNLKEIPYEIKPVSLVKGGGEQHCNEFREVNPMEQVPALHIDNHTLIESLNILQYLEETRPHRPLMPADPVKRARVREICDVIATGIQPLQNLVVLIYVGEERKKEWAQHWITRGFTAVEKLLSSSAGKYCVGDDITLADCCLVPQIFSARRFHVDLRPFPTILRVDRHLENHPAFTAAHPNNQPDCPPEATK, via the exons ATGTCCGTGATGGGAAAG CCGATACTTTACTCTTATTGGAGAAGTTCCTGTTCCTGGAGAGTTAGAATTG CTCTCAACCTAAAGGAGATACCGTACGAAATAAAACCAGTAAGTCTTGTTAAGGGTGGTGGAGAGCAACactgcaatgaatttcgtgaGGTTAATCCTATGGAACAGGTGCCTGCACTTCATATTGACAATCACACATTGATCGAGTCT TTGAACATTCTTCAGTACCTGGAAGAAACAAGGCCACATCGGCCACTGATGCCAGCAGATCCGGTTAAAAGAGCCAGAGTCAGAGAAATCTGTGATGTCATTGCTACTGGCATTCAACCACTTCAAAATTTAGTGGTATTAATCTATGTAGGTGAAGAACGTAAAAAGGAGTGGGCGCAGCATTGGATCACTCGTGGTTTTACAG CCGTGGAAAAACTGCTTTCTTCGAGTGCAGGTAAATATTGTGTCGGTGATGATATAACACTGGCAGACTGCTGCCTGGTTCCACAAATATTTAGCGCCAGGAGGTTTCATGTCGACTTGAGGCCGTTTCCTACTATTCTGAGGGTTGATCGTCATTTGGAAAATCATCCAGCATTCACTGCTGCTCATCCCAATAACCAGCCTGATTGTCCTCCCGAAGCAACTAAGTAG